A genomic window from Oryctolagus cuniculus chromosome 12, mOryCun1.1, whole genome shotgun sequence includes:
- the PPCDC gene encoding phosphopantothenoylcysteine decarboxylase isoform X2, which yields MWKQRCDPVLHIDLRRWADLMLVAPLDANTLGKVASGICDNLLTCVIRAWDRSKPLLFCPAMNTAMWEHPITAQQVDQLKAFGYIEIPCVAKKLVCGDQGLGAMAEVETIVDKVRETLSQHDGVQHG from the exons ATGTGGAAGCAGCGCTGTGACCCTGTGCTGCACATTGACCTGCGGAGGTGGGCCGACCTCATGCTGGTGGCCCCGCTGGACGCCAACACCCTGGGGAAGGTGGCCAGCGGCATCTGTGACAACTTGCTT ACCTGTGTCATCCGGGCCTGGGACCGCAGCAAGCCCCTGCTCTTCTGCCCGGCAATGAACACGGCCATGTGGGAGCACCCAATCACCGCCCAGCAGGTGGACCAGCTCAAGGCCTTCGGCTACATCGAGATCCCCTGCGTGGCAAAGAAGCTGGTGTGTGGAGACCAAG GTCTGGGGGCCATGGCGGAGGTGGAGACCATTGTGGACAAAGTGAGAGAAACCCTGTCCCAGCACGATGGCGTCCAGCACGGTTGA
- the PPCDC gene encoding phosphopantothenoylcysteine decarboxylase isoform X1: MEPEPTRLPESGAPRPPVEPRTSCPATEPSEERKFRVLVGVTGSVAALKLPLLVSGLLDVPGLEVAVVTTERAKHFYSPQDVAVALYSDADEWEMWKQRCDPVLHIDLRRWADLMLVAPLDANTLGKVASGICDNLLTCVIRAWDRSKPLLFCPAMNTAMWEHPITAQQVDQLKAFGYIEIPCVAKKLVCGDQGLGAMAEVETIVDKVRETLSQHDGVQHG, from the exons ATGGAGCCAGAGCCCACCAGGCTCCCGGAATCTGGAGCCCCCAGACCCCCTGTGGAACCAAGGACCTCGTGTCCGGCGACCGAGCCCTCGGAGGAGAGGAAGTTCCGGGTCCTGGTGGGCGTCACGGGCAGCGTGGCGGCCTTGAAGCTTCCTCTTCTGGTGTCGGGGCTTCTGGACGTGCCCGGG CTGGAAGTTGCAGTGGTCACAACTGAGAGAGCCAAACACTTCTACAGCCCCCAGGACGTGGCCGTCGCCCTCTACAGCGACGCTGACGAGTGGGAG ATGTGGAAGCAGCGCTGTGACCCTGTGCTGCACATTGACCTGCGGAGGTGGGCCGACCTCATGCTGGTGGCCCCGCTGGACGCCAACACCCTGGGGAAGGTGGCCAGCGGCATCTGTGACAACTTGCTT ACCTGTGTCATCCGGGCCTGGGACCGCAGCAAGCCCCTGCTCTTCTGCCCGGCAATGAACACGGCCATGTGGGAGCACCCAATCACCGCCCAGCAGGTGGACCAGCTCAAGGCCTTCGGCTACATCGAGATCCCCTGCGTGGCAAAGAAGCTGGTGTGTGGAGACCAAG GTCTGGGGGCCATGGCGGAGGTGGAGACCATTGTGGACAAAGTGAGAGAAACCCTGTCCCAGCACGATGGCGTCCAGCACGGTTGA